In the Flavobacterium sp. J372 genome, one interval contains:
- a CDS encoding DNA polymerase III subunit gamma/tau, whose amino-acid sequence MEQFIVSARKYRPQTFKDVVGQQAITNTLLNAIENNHLAQALLFTGPRGVGKTTCARILARKINQEGYDDPYEDFAFNVFELDAASNNSVDDIRSLIDQVRIPPQTGKYKVYIIDEVHMLSQAAFNAFLKTLEEPPRHAIFILATTEKHKIIPTILSRCQIFDFKRITVKDAKEHLADVARSQGINFEDDALHIIAQKADGAMRDALSIFDRVVSYCGNNLSRQAVTENLNVLDYEYYVKVTDLILENRIPELLLAYNDILAKGFDGHHFVAGLASHFRDLLVCKNPATLVLLEAGEAAQALYASQAQRASHDFLMKGIDLANECDLKYKVSQNQRLLTELCLMQLASITFDGEKKKADQFIIPAHYFKDGAPVIAKVTVQETHIETSAVTIDAVAVSVEPQGIAPLPTTELEVDTPEEVVPPAPPKPEPEGTVKVSALSLSSIKKMRELAETQKANQKHADELPTEPFTETDMLLNWNKFAQRLSDNGQKIMATYMQMNDPILEGTTIKLQLPNEGSKVDFDNNKLELLGYLRGKLHNHDIVIETYVNESTERKYAFTPEEKYEKLKAINPAMETLRRMFDLDI is encoded by the coding sequence ATGGAACAATTCATCGTATCAGCCCGCAAATACCGTCCCCAGACATTTAAAGATGTGGTGGGCCAGCAGGCTATTACCAATACGCTGCTCAACGCCATAGAAAATAACCACCTGGCACAGGCATTGCTTTTTACAGGCCCGCGGGGTGTGGGTAAAACCACCTGTGCGCGTATACTTGCCCGTAAAATCAATCAGGAAGGTTATGATGACCCGTATGAGGATTTTGCATTCAACGTGTTTGAACTTGATGCTGCCAGTAATAACTCGGTTGATGATATACGCAGCCTTATAGATCAGGTACGCATACCACCGCAAACGGGCAAATACAAAGTATATATCATTGATGAGGTGCATATGCTCTCCCAAGCTGCCTTTAACGCTTTCCTGAAAACGCTGGAAGAGCCGCCCCGTCATGCCATTTTTATACTGGCTACTACCGAGAAGCATAAGATTATTCCAACAATACTGTCTCGCTGTCAGATATTCGATTTTAAACGAATAACGGTAAAAGATGCCAAAGAGCACCTTGCCGATGTGGCCCGCAGCCAGGGGATAAATTTCGAAGACGATGCACTACACATCATAGCCCAAAAAGCTGATGGCGCCATGCGTGATGCACTCTCGATATTTGACCGTGTAGTGAGCTATTGCGGAAACAACCTTAGCCGCCAGGCTGTTACCGAAAACCTGAACGTACTTGATTATGAGTATTATGTGAAGGTGACTGACCTAATTCTTGAAAACCGCATTCCGGAATTGCTATTGGCGTATAATGATATTCTTGCCAAAGGTTTTGACGGGCACCATTTTGTGGCAGGGCTTGCTTCGCACTTCCGCGACCTGTTGGTTTGCAAAAACCCGGCAACACTTGTATTGCTTGAAGCCGGTGAAGCCGCCCAGGCGCTTTACGCATCGCAGGCGCAGCGCGCAAGCCACGACTTTTTAATGAAAGGAATTGACTTGGCCAACGAGTGCGACCTTAAATACAAAGTAAGCCAGAACCAGCGCCTGCTTACCGAACTTTGCCTTATGCAGCTTGCCTCCATCACTTTTGACGGAGAAAAAAAAAAAGCTGACCAATTTATAATCCCCGCGCATTATTTTAAAGACGGAGCGCCTGTAATTGCTAAGGTTACGGTGCAGGAAACGCATATTGAAACTTCTGCCGTTACTATTGATGCGGTTGCTGTTTCGGTTGAACCGCAGGGCATTGCGCCATTGCCAACCACAGAACTTGAAGTCGACACTCCTGAAGAAGTTGTACCGCCTGCCCCGCCTAAGCCTGAGCCTGAAGGCACAGTTAAGGTCTCTGCATTGTCTTTATCGAGCATAAAGAAAATGCGCGAGCTTGCCGAAACCCAAAAGGCAAACCAAAAGCATGCTGATGAACTTCCAACAGAGCCGTTTACGGAAACCGACATGCTGCTGAACTGGAACAAATTCGCACAACGCCTAAGTGATAACGGGCAGAAGATTATGGCGACCTACATGCAGATGAATGACCCAATTCTTGAAGGTACAACCATTAAGCTGCAGTTGCCGAATGAAGGCTCAAAAGTTGATTTTGATAATAATAAGCTGGAATTGCTGGGTTACCTGCGCGGCAAACTTCACAACCATGACATAGTTATTGAAACGTATGTGAATGAATCTACCGAGCGTAAATATGCTTTTACCCCCGAAGAAAAGTATGAGAAGCTCAAAGCCATAAACCCTGCCATGGAAACGCTCCGCAGGATGTTTGACCTGGATATATAA
- a CDS encoding bestrophin family protein, producing MLVDKRVPIRYIFKMVKYEMLIVIILATVIYFIAGVVDPYIPEMPLTIATFLGTGISVLLSFKMSQSYDRWWEARKIWGAIVNDSRSFVLQLQAFLKKEELKPNIRTMAYRQVAWCYSLGQSLRGLPPLQDCEQFISDDDIRRIHDFKNKPLALLQLNVLDLKKLRMENELSDFESIQLNSTSVRFSDSMGAAERINNTVFPTIYRMFLHFIIYLFVAILGIAMKDVGLVYEIPLLLLISFVFFTLEKAAYYLQGPFP from the coding sequence ATGCTTGTAGATAAGAGAGTCCCGATTCGGTATATATTTAAAATGGTGAAGTATGAAATGCTCATTGTCATCATCCTTGCCACAGTTATTTATTTCATAGCAGGCGTTGTAGACCCCTACATTCCTGAAATGCCGCTTACCATTGCAACGTTTTTGGGTACAGGGATATCGGTACTCTTGTCGTTCAAAATGAGCCAGAGCTATGACCGCTGGTGGGAAGCCCGCAAGATTTGGGGCGCCATCGTAAATGATTCACGAAGCTTTGTATTGCAGTTGCAGGCTTTCCTCAAAAAAGAAGAGTTGAAGCCGAATATCCGTACTATGGCTTACCGGCAGGTTGCATGGTGCTATTCGCTTGGGCAATCGCTCAGAGGTTTGCCGCCATTGCAAGATTGCGAACAATTTATTTCTGATGATGATATAAGGCGCATACACGACTTTAAAAACAAACCACTGGCATTGCTCCAGCTTAATGTGCTCGACCTGAAAAAATTGCGGATGGAGAATGAGCTAAGCGATTTTGAAAGCATCCAGCTCAATAGCACATCTGTCAGGTTTTCTGACAGTATGGGTGCGGCTGAGCGCATCAATAACACAGTATTCCCGACCATATACCGTATGTTCCTGCATTTTATCATATACCTGTTTGTAGCTATACTTGGCATCGCTATGAAAGATGTAGGGCTGGTGTATGAGATACCGCTTTTGCTGCTGATATCATTCGTATTCTTCACACTTGAAAAAGCAGCTTACTACCTGCAGGGACCCTTTCCGTAA